In Coregonus clupeaformis isolate EN_2021a unplaced genomic scaffold, ASM2061545v1 scaf0810, whole genome shotgun sequence, the following proteins share a genomic window:
- the acox1 gene encoding peroxisomal acyl-coenzyme A oxidase 1, whose amino-acid sequence MNPDITRERENATFNVEKLTHILDGGIEKTKRRREIESLVISDPDFQSEDLNFLSRSERYDAAVKKSAQMILKLREYGISDPEEIYCYKR is encoded by the exons ATGAATCCTGACATAACTAGAGAGCGTGAGAACGCTACATTTAACGTGGAGAAACTCACACATATTCTGGACGGTGGCATCGAGAAGACCAAAAGAAGAAGAGAAATTG AGTCACTGGTGATCAGTGACCCAGACTTCCAGAGTGAGGACCTCAACTTCCTGTCCAGGAGCGAGCGATACGATGCCGCCGTGAAGAAGAGTGCCCAGATGATCCTGAagctcagagagtatggcatctcAGACCCTGAGGAAATCTACTGCTACAAGAGGTAA
- the evpla gene encoding LOW QUALITY PROTEIN: envoplakin a (The sequence of the model RefSeq protein was modified relative to this genomic sequence to represent the inferred CDS: inserted 6 bases in 6 codons; deleted 3 bases in 3 codons), producing MFKKKDSNTVKVSSKTSKPTTNDLALVIARMQSNSDQVEKDILRAEELLAVDAESLKKNLPLQHQKVVANNLSEAEGLLXDLFLDVDKAKKYKHPQGSEIESDVRHLHDRWLKDCAFYRDIYEPVNDVELMPRIDWASVLNQKQREVNTEEYGPTMADLKKQIAAHNILHKEIEAYSSQLSTSSTSTKEEYATIKKQYNNLLDNSKWRHHYLSSLYDYMQGCNKELAYLGDEQDKILKQDWSDHMLDPPDVRRQYENFKNNSLLSHESEVNKLQDDGDRLIELKHPASNTIQAQRDALRNEWQKFLNLCICQETHLDYIEDFKKYQLDVETLSESLSELNSSLKKVEGITGRSGSAMTLQLEAEESTVQRNEQLLADLRKRSTTIAPLKLRRYPPTRSTTVESLCDWKTEKAELTRGDKFTLKSNSDVENWDVLNSSGATKSFPGVCFLIPPPDPEAIATVDLHGDVLDDIKKRRAVYLGTMKDKIRCVEERPVYTAPPSNPKAKAVAGQLDKLDEDLVKAKQGMLSRLRAPLDRSDPTTDLAKRLKEQEKAADALAAMEQPKLEKDASRGLAAKLQAAKDKQDGIAALADLLNKKANASLNLEKQIKKVDGIVSGFEEKLNKDGPIPDAPDAIQARTQEIQSLRKDVXGSQDELKKLGQDLETSQQLCSSLQQGYQEYCPDIHRQGTQVKQLQNRYSNVNNQLKEREGLLQEAAGKNQEFQNTSKSLNYFLKNLPDNQISPSDDLSQVNSKQTSQKRVVDDIKRKGDDLDRVVDLSQDLQNILNDYEVNTDKYSSTLDNVGAKDAKKPHTSTLADTVQNQEKALVNHYAKTSAENDQLLSQMGFAKNLIAQKHEKQSIEPTIKPTINIKSLQQELSAEHDRRSRAETDVETFKTRMLSLKSRKGMYRVEEKEVLEYYRDPKLETDLKDLEDQIHKEALKRSRTQGEIEGVKSKIATVGGDLKCIKPKLVTREVTEFERDPQLDVEASKLKDEIGKIKDEVRVKEGEVIQQKTEVTILNATRPNIREKVMKKEVIRLEKDPEMLKAVKTFEKEITDEGNKSKTLNDEIFQTRSQINALERIIPTIQPKVVTREVKKVEQDPELINESKRIRSGLEEEKIETDSLVXEVSQLKSRYTEVGQWKPRXELKEIVNEIYRIDPQTELEIMRLKKDVQDLNKQRSDLQDQITLVMVDLEALRSKKPKVELKEVIQDVVKEERSPENEREIQRLNDQVNHLHRTYNNVEDQINLLRKERDEWKAEKSKVETKLMTKDVFKYEDDPLLEKEADRLRKEVREEQQRRRTTEEMVFDLQNKYILLERQKPEEKVVVQEVVRLQKDPKQIVEHDKLGRSLDEEVKSRRQLELEMQKLKTLVEEKESILKQSDEHQKKIKVESELKQIKLRIKELENAPPPVEESIVVEEVLKVERDPKLERMTNSLRSDMDKETNDVLHIQRNIRNTNVKLELLQREKAIEKTVYKEVIRVEKDQAVEAERYRLKGLVSQEKHARQDLEEKIKQLSDKLNRLNGTQSSTSREETSLILARDTLQREKDNLTRELKKLESERQDISLSFQQQTKLMSERSQINRQKSVKMESDVQRLEREILDEKDTIHQKDNTIRELQRDKEKEDHTETRXKETNVSTKITILDPDTGKELSPYEAYLQGLIDRTQYMHLQELECDWEEITSXGPDGETSVLQDRKSGKQYSIKNALRDGKLTQYDLQKYKGGKMPISEFALLVAGEKEKQPKFNSITSKPASSLKSSPTSSAPVPALAPKEIYPIAGVIDTNTDTCFSIRSAVARKLIESGTAQKLLEAQAATGGIIDISNKERYSVHNAAERGLIDSSQLQRLLNAQKAYTGVEDPMTRERLSVGEAVLKGWMPKETALRYMEVQHLTGGLVNPNNTDRVGIQEAIGAKMIDSTMMRELLSEYNYAKEIVDPTTNDKINYKQAMARCKTDPLSGLLMLPASSKVSDSSYTPTYNSHRFSSR from the exons ATGTTCAAGAAGAAGGATAGTAATACCGTGAAGGTGTCCAGCAAGACCAGCAA GCCCACAACCAACGACTTGGCCTTGGTGATTGCGCGCATGCAAAGTAATTCCGACCAAGTGGAGAAAGATATCCTCCGGGCCGAAGAGCTACTTGCTGTG GACGCAGAGAGTTTGAAGAAGAACCTGCCCCTCCAGCACCAGAAAGTGGTGGCAAACAACCTGTCTGAGGCTGAGGGCCTGC ATGACCTCTTCCTGGATGTGGACAAGGCCAAGAAGTACAAACACCCCCAAGGCAGCGAGATAGAGAGCGA TGTCAGACACCTCCATGACCGCTGGCTGAAAGACTGTGCCTTCTACCGGGACATCTATGAGCCTGTCAACGATGTGGAGCTAATGCCCAGAATCGACTGGGCTTCAGTGCTCAATCAGAAACAG agGGAGGTGAACACAGAAGAGTATGGGCCCACCATGGCTGACCTGAAGAAGCAGATCGCTGCCCACAACATCCTGCACAAGGAGATCGAAGCCTACAGCTCCCAGCTCAGCACCAGCTCCACCAGCACCAAG GAGGAGTATGCTACC ATCAAGAAACAATACAACAACCTTTTG GACAATTCAAAATGGCGGCACCACTACCTGAGCAGTCTGTATGACTACATGCAGGGCTGTAACAAGGAGCTGGCCTATCTAGGAGACGAACAGGACAAGATCCTGAAACAGGACTGGAGCGACCACATGTTGGACCCTCCGGATGTCCGCAGACAGTATGAG AACTTCAAGAACAACAGCCTGCTGTCCCATGAAAGCGAAGTGAACAAACTCCAGGATGACGGAGATCGACTCATTGAACTAAAGCACCCGGCCAGCAACACTATACAG GCTCAGAGAGATGCTTTGCGGAATGAATGGCAGAAGTTCCTTAACCTGTGCATCTGCCAAGAGACCCATCTGGATTACATTGAGGATTTCAAGAAG TACCAACTAGATGTGGAGACACTATCGGAGTCTCTGAGTGAACTCAACTCTAGCCTGAAGAAAGTGGAAGGCATAACTGGTAGGAGCGGCTCAGCGATGACTCTGCAACTGGAG gcagaGGAGAGCACGGTGCAACGTAACGAGCAGCTCCTGGCTGACCTGAGGAAGAGGAGCACCACCATCGCCCCCCTCAAGCTGCGCCGCTACCCGCCCACCAGGTCCACCACCGTGGAGTCCCTCTGTGACTGGAAGACTGAGAAG GCTGAACTCACTCGAGGGGACAAGTTCACCCTCAAGTCGAATTCAGACGTTGAGAACTGGGACGTATTGAACAGCAGTGGGGCAACCAAAAGCTTTCCAGGGGTCTGCTTCCTGATCCCACCACCTGACCCAGAGGCCATTGCCACCGTAGACCT ACATGGTGATGTGCTTGACGACATCAAGAAGAGGAGGGCTGTTTATTTAGGCACAATGAAGGACAAGATCCGTTGTGTCGAAGAGAGACCTGTATACACAG CCCCTCCATCCAACCCTAAAGCTAAAGCCGTGGCCGGTCAGCTGGATAAGCTGGATGAGGACCTGGTCAAAGCCAAGCAGGGCATGCTGAGCCGTCTGAGGGCCCCGCTGGACCGCAGTGACCCCACCACCGACCTGGCCAAGAGGCTGAAGGAGcaagag AAAGCCGCAGATGCTCTGGCGGCTATGGAGCAGCCGAAGTTGGAGAAGGACGCCTCCAGAGGCCTTGCAGCCAAACTTCAAGCTGCCAAGGACAAGCAAGATGGCATCGCAGCCCTGGCCGACCTACTTAACAAGAA GGCTAATGCATCTCTGAACCTGGAGAAGCAGATCAAGAAAGTGGACGGCATCGTCTCTGGCTTTGAGGAAAAGCTGAATAAGGATGGCCCTATCCCAGATGCCCCCGATGCTATTCAGGCCCGCACCCAGGAGATCCAG AGTCTGCGTAAGGACG GCGGCTCTCAGGATGAACTGAAGAAGCTGGGCCAGGACCTGGAGACCAGCCAGCAGCTGTGTAGTTCCCTGCAGCAGGGCTACCAGGAGTACTGCCCAGACATCCATCGCCAGGGGACCCAGGTCAAACAACTACAGAACCGCTACTCTAACGTCAACAACCAGCTGAAGGAAAG AGAGGGCCTCTTGCAAGAGGCTGCAGGCAAGAACCAGGAATTCCAGAACACAAGCAAATCTCTGAACTACTTCCTGAAAAATCTGCCCGACAACCAGATCAGCCCCAGCGATGACCTATCACAGGTCAACTCCAAGCAGACCTCCCAGAAG AGGGTGGTGGATGACATCAAGAGGAAGGGAGACGACCTGGACAGAGTGGTTGACCTTTCCCAAGATTTGCAGAATATCCTCAAT GATTATGAGGTCAACACTGACAAATACAGCAGCACCCTTGATAATGTGGGAGCCAAAGATGCCAAAAAACCTCACACCTCCACCCTTGCTGATACTGTGCAGAACCAG GAAAAGGCTTTGGTGAACCACTATGCTAAAACGTCAGCTGAGAATGACCAGCTGCTCAGTCAGATGGGCTTTGCTAAGAACCTCATCGCTCAG AAACATGAGAAACAATCCATAGAACCAACCATAAAACCAACCATAAACATAAAGAGCCTGCAGCAAGAGTTGAGTGCGGAGCACGATAGACGCAGCCGTGCTGAGACTGACGTGGAAACATTCAAGACCAGGATGCTATCTCTGAAGAGCCGTAAAGGGATGTATCGAGTTGAGGAGAAGGAGGTGCTCGAGTACTACCGCGACCCTAAACTGGAAACCGACCTAAAAGATCTGGAGGACCAAATCCACAAAGAGGCCTTGAAGCGCAGCCGTACCCAGGGTGAGATCGAGGGTGTGAAAAGCAAAATCGCCACTGTTGGGGGCGACCTTAAGTGCATCAAGCCCAAACTGGTGACTAGAGAGGTGACTGAGTTTGAGAGAGATCCTCAGTTGGATGTAGAAGCCTCCAAGTTAAAAGATGAGATCGGCAAGATAAAGGATGAGGTTCGAGTAAAAGAGGGAGAAGTCATTCAACAGAAGACAGAGGTCACCATTCTGAATGCTACAAGACCCAACATCAGGGAGAAGGTTATGAAAAAGGAGGTGATTCGATTGGAGAAGGATCCAGAGATGCTC AAGGCTGTTAAAACGTTTGAGAAGGAAATCACAGATGAAGGCAACAAGAGCAAGACTCTGAATGACGAGATCTTCCAAACGAGGAGCCAGATCAATGCATTGGAGAGGATCATTCCCACCATTCAGCCCAAGGTGGTCACCAGGGAGGTGAAGAAAGTCGAACAGGACCCTGAGCTCATCAATGAATCCAAGAGGATTCGATCAGGCCTAGAGGAAGAGAAAATTGAGACAGACTCTCTGG AGGAGGTCTCTCAGCTCAAAAGTCGCTATACCGAGGTGGGGCAGTGGAAGCCAA TCGAGCTCAAGGAAATCGTCAATGAGATCTACCGCATAGATCCACAAACAGAGTTGGAGATAATGCGTCTGAAGAAAGATGTTCAAGACTTGAACAAGCAGCGTTCTGACTTACAGGATCAGATCACTCTGGTCATGGTCGATCTGGAAGCCCTGCGTTCCAAGAAGCCAAAGGTGGAGCTGAAGGAAGTAATCCAAGACGtggtgaaagaggagaggagccctgagaacgaaagagagatacagaggcTCAATGATCAGGTGAACCATCTGCACCGTACTTACAATAATGTAGAGGACCAGATTAACCTCCTGAGAAAAGAGAGGGACGAGTGGAAAGCAGAAAAATCCAAGGTGGAGACAAAGCTTATGACCAAAGATGTCTTCAAGTATGAGGATGATCCGCTCTTGGAGAAGGAGGCAGATCGGCTGAGGAAGGAGGTACGCGAAGAGCAACAGCGTCGCCGTACCACTGAGGAGATGGTGTTCGACCTGCAAAACAAGTACATCCTGCTGGAGAGACAAAAGCCAGAGGAGAAGGTGGTGGTGCAGGAGGTGGTGCGTCTACAGAAGGACCCCAAGCAGATAGTTGAGCATGATAAGCTTGGCAGGAGCCTGGATGAGGAGGTTAAGTCTCGCCGGCAGCTAGAGCTTGAGATGCAAAAACTTAAAACCTtagtggaggagaaggagagcatCCTAAAGCAGAGTGACGAACATCAGAAGAAGATTAAAGTGGAGTCTGAACTGAAACAGATCAAACTGCGCATCAAAGAGCTGGAGAATGCCCCACCGCCCGTCGAGGAGAGTATCGTTGTCGAGGAAGTCCTGAAAGTTGAGAGAGACCCCAAACTGGAGAGGATGACCAACAGTCTTCGCTCAGACATGGACAAGGAAACCAATGATGTCCTGCATATTCAGAGAAACATCAGGAATACCAATGTCAAGCTTGAGCTCCTTCAGCGAGAGAAGGCCATAGAGAAGACGGTGTACAAAGAGGTGATCCGGGTGGAGAAAGACCAGGCTGTAGAAGCAGAGAGATACCGCCTGAAGGGCCTGGTGTCTCAGGAGAAACATGCCAGGCAGGACCTGGAGGAAAAAATCAAACAACTCTCTGACAAACTCAACCGACTGAATGGCACTCAGTCAAGCACTTCTCGGGAAGAGACAAGTCTCATTCTGGCCAGGGACACCTTGCAGAGGGAGAAAGACAACCTCACCCGGGAGCTGAAGAAGTTGGAGTCTGAGAGGCAGGACATCAGC TTATCGTTCCAGCAGCAAACCAAGCTGATGAGCGAGAGAAGCCAGATCAACAGGCAAAAGAGCGTCAAGATGGAGTCTGACGTGCAGCGCCTGGAAAGGGAGATACTGGACGAGAAAGACACCATCCACCAGAAAGACAACACCATCAGGGAACTCCAGAGGGACAAGGAGAAGGAAGACCATACAGAGACCC AAAAGGAGACCAACGTCTCCACTAAAATCACCATCTTGGACCCTGATACCGGCAAAGAACTATCGCCATATGAAGCCTACCTGCAGGGACTGATCGACCGTACCCAGTACATGCATCTGCAAGAGCTGGAGTGCGATTGGGAGGAAATTACTT ACGGACCTGATGGGGAGACCTCTGTGCTGCAGGATCGCAAGAGCGGCAAGCAGTACTCCATCAAAAATGCCTTGAGAGACGGCAAACTGACCCAGTATGATCTGCAAAAATACAAGGGTGGGAAAATGCCCATTTCAGAGTTTGCCCTGCTTGTCGCAGGTGAAAAAGAAAAACAGCCCAAGTTCAACTCAATCACATCAAAGCCAGCATCCTCGCTAAAGTCGTCCCCTACTAGCAGcgcccctgttcctgcccttgCCCCTAAGGAAATATATCCTATCGCTGGTGTAAttgacacaaacacagacacatgcTTCTCCATACGCAGTGCTGTGGCCCGCAAGCTGATCGAAAGCGGCACGGCACAAAAGCTGTTGGAAGCACAGGCTGCTACTGGGGGCATCATTGACATCAGCAACAAGGAGAGATACTCAGTCCACAATGCAGCCGAGAGGGGCCTCATCGATTCGAGCCAACTGCAGAGGCTACTCAACGCCCAGAAAGCCTACACTGGCGTGGAGGACCCCATGACCAGAGAACGCCTGTCGGTGGGAGAGGCCGTCCTGAAAGGTTGGATGCCCAAAGAAACTGCCCTGCGTTACATGGAGGTGCAGCACCTGACAGGAGGGCTGGTCAATCCCAACAACACGGACCGTGTTGGCATACAGGAGGCCATTGGAGCCAAGATGATTGACAGCACCATGATGAGAGAGCTTCTGTCCGAGTACAACTACGCCAAGGAAATCGTCGACCCCACAACAAACGATAAAATCAACTACAAGCAAGCGATGGCCCGCTGCAAGACAGATCCTCTGTCTGGCCTGCTGATGCTACCTGCTTCCTCCAAAGTGTCTGACAGCAGCTACACCCCTACATACAATTCTCATCGATTCTCTTCTAGATAA
- the ten1 gene encoding CST complex subunit TEN1, whose product MLPAPAVFHFPWEVNSGAVKEGGSVRTFGRLVSYQPEESTATLSAQNAATQHQVVVQTTFVEPFEPIIGAQYLVVGEIENAEGGDGVMVRARVLNCVDGVNLALLQRAVNEQRSYFRERVESKGDAAPPAHPRAPP is encoded by the exons ATGCTTCCAGCACCTGCAGTCTTTCATTTCCCTTGGGAAGTCAACTCTGGTGCAGTCAAGGAGGGAGGCTCAGTGAGAACATTTGGAAG ATTGGTGAGTTACCAACCAGAGGAATCGACGGCTACACTATCTGCCCAGAATGCAGCAACACAGCACCAAGTTGTTGTTCAGACTACATTTGTGGAGCCCTTTGAACCCATCATTGGAGCCCAGTACCTAGTTGTGGGGGAGATTGAAAATGCAGAGG GAGGTGATGGTGTGATGGTCCGTGCCCGTGTGCTGAACTGTGTGGATGGGGTGAACCTAGCCCTGCTACAGAGAGCTGTCAATGAACAGAGGAGCTACttcagagagagggtggagagcaAGGGAGATGCTGCTCCTCCCGCTCACCCACGTGCTCCTCCCTGA